In one window of Macadamia integrifolia cultivar HAES 741 chromosome 2, SCU_Mint_v3, whole genome shotgun sequence DNA:
- the LOC122071324 gene encoding serine/arginine-rich splicing factor SR45-like encodes MAKPGRGRPSTPSGSDTGSSSPSRSTSGSDSRSRSRSRSLSRSFSSSSSPSRSVSSGSRSPPPQRRSPAGAARRRPSPPAKRASPPPRKASPILQSVVLHIDKLTRNVNEGHLREIFSNFGEVVNVELSMDRTVNLPRGYGYVEFKTRADAEKALLYMDGAQIDGNVVQARFTLPPRQKVSSPPKAVPAAQKREAPQKDSVGADGEKSGQRQRESSPRRKPLSPPRRRSPLAHRRGESPRRRLESPPRRRVESPVRRRGETPPRRRPASPARRRSPSPPLRRRRSPARASPRRIRGSPVRKRSPLPVRRRTPPRRARSPPRRSPIRRRSRSPVRRPARSPSRSVSPRRGRAVAQRRGRSSSYSGSPSPRKGGRRISRSRSPRRPGRGRSSSNSRSSSSLSPRP; translated from the exons ATGGCGAAACCAGGTCGTGGTCGGCCGTCCACGCCTTCTGGCTCGGACACGGGTTCGTCTTCACCATCTCGGTCGACTTCTGGTTCAGATTCTCGTTCCCGCTCTCGTTCGCGGTCACTTTCTcgctcattttcttcttcttcctctccgtCTCGGAGTGTTAGTTCTGGCAGCAGATCCCCGCCGCCGCAGAGGAGAAG TCCTGCAGGTGCAGCCAGGCGGCGTCCTTCTCCACCTGCTAAACGGGCTTCACCTCCCCCAAG GAAAGCATCTCCCATTCTTCAGTCTGTGGTCCTGCACATTGACAAGCTAACTAGGAATGTGAACGAAGGACATTTAAGAGAAATATTCA GTAACTTTGGTGAAGTAGTTAACGTGGAACTGAGTATGGATCGTACG GTTAATCTTCCTCGTGGATATGGCTATGTGGAGTTCAAGACAAGGGCTGATGCAGAAAAAGCGTTACTTTACATGGATGGT GCACAAATTGATGGGAATGTTGTTCAAGCAAGATTCACATTACCTCCACGCCAGAAAGTGTCATCACCTCCAAAAGCTGTTCCTGCTGCCCAGAAAAGAGAAGCTCCCCAAAAGGATAGTGTTGGTGCTGATGGTGAAAAGAGTGGGCAACGCCAGAGAGAAT CTTCGCCACGCCGCAAACCTCTTTCACCACCACGAAGGAGATCCCCTTTAGCACATCGAAGAGGTGAATCACCCCGAAGGCGTCTCGAATCACCTCCTCGACGGCGTGTAGAGTCCCCCGTTCGTCGCCGGGGTGAAACACCTCCTAGAAGGAGGCCAGCATCTCCAGCTAGAAGACGTTCTCCATCACCTCCTCTAAGGAGACGCAGATCTCCTGCACG AGCTTCTCCCCGAAGAATCCGTGGTAGTCCAGTCCGCAAACGCTCCCCTCTCCCTGTGAGGCGGCG TACTCCTCCTAGACGAGCACGAAGTCCTCCTCGAAGGTCACCCATACGTCGGCGTAGCCGCTCTCCTGTTCGCAGGCCTGCTCGGTCACCTTCAAGATCGGTTTCTCCTCGCAG GGGCCGAGCAGTGGCTCAAAGACGTGGAAGGTCTTCATCCTATTCGGGATCACCGAGTCCTCGCAAG GGAGGAAGGAGAATTTCAAGAAGCCGTAGCCCAAGAAG GCCTGGTCGAGGAAGGAGCAGTAGCAATAGCCGCAGCAGTAGTTCCCTATCTCCTAGGCCATAA